The Vulpes lagopus strain Blue_001 chromosome 24, ASM1834538v1, whole genome shotgun sequence genome has a window encoding:
- the INSIG2 gene encoding insulin-induced gene 2 protein isoform X3: protein MRCVAVFVGINHASAKVDFDNNIQLSLTLAALSIGLWWTFDRSRSGFGLGVGIAFLATLVTQLLVYNGVYQYTSPDFLYVRSWLPCIFFAGGITMGNIGRQLAMYECKVTAEKSHQE from the exons ATGCGGTGCGTAGCCGTCTTTGTTGGTATAAATCATGCCAGCGCT AAAGTGGATTTTGATAACAACATACAGTTGTCTCTCACACTGGCTGCACTCTCCATTGGACTATGGTGGACCTTTGATAGATCTAGAAGTGGTTTTGGCCTTGGAGTAGGAATTGCTTTCTTGGCAACCTTGGTCACTCAGCTGCTAGTCTATAATGGTGTTTATCA ATATACATCTCCAGATTTTCTCTATGTTCGTTCTTGGTTACCATGTATATTTTTTGCTGGAGGCATAACAATGGGAAACATTGGTCGACAACTGGCAATG tatGAATGTAAAGTTACTGCAGAAAAATCTCATCAGGAATGA
- the INSIG2 gene encoding insulin-induced gene 2 protein isoform X1: MAEGETESPGPKKRGPYISSVTSRSVNLMIRGVVLFFIGVFLALVLNLLQIQRNVTLFPPDVIASIFSSAWWVPPCCGTASAVIGLLYPCIDRHLGEPHKFKREWSSVMRCVAVFVGINHASAKVDFDNNIQLSLTLAALSIGLWWTFDRSRSGFGLGVGIAFLATLVTQLLVYNGVYQYTSPDFLYVRSWLPCIFFAGGITMGNIGRQLAMYECKVTAEKSHQE, translated from the exons atggcagaaggagagacagagtcACCTGGGCCCAAAAAACGTGGCCCCTACATTTCATCTGTCACTAGCAGGAGTGTGAACTTGATGATTCGTGGAGTGGTGctgttttttattggagtatttCTTGCATTAGTGTTAAATTTACTTCAGATTCAGAGAAATGTGACACTCTTTCCACCTGATGTGATCGCAAGCATCTTTTCTTCAGCATGGTGGGTACCGCCGTGCTGTGGCACAGCCTCAG cTGTGATTGGGTTATTATACCCTTGCATTGACAGGCATCTAGGAGAAccacataaatttaaaagagagtggtccagtgtGATGCGGTGCGTAGCCGTCTTTGTTGGTATAAATCATGCCAGCGCT AAAGTGGATTTTGATAACAACATACAGTTGTCTCTCACACTGGCTGCACTCTCCATTGGACTATGGTGGACCTTTGATAGATCTAGAAGTGGTTTTGGCCTTGGAGTAGGAATTGCTTTCTTGGCAACCTTGGTCACTCAGCTGCTAGTCTATAATGGTGTTTATCA ATATACATCTCCAGATTTTCTCTATGTTCGTTCTTGGTTACCATGTATATTTTTTGCTGGAGGCATAACAATGGGAAACATTGGTCGACAACTGGCAATG tatGAATGTAAAGTTACTGCAGAAAAATCTCATCAGGAATGA
- the INSIG2 gene encoding insulin-induced gene 2 protein isoform X2 encodes MAEGETESPGPKKRGPYISSVTSRSVNLMIRGVVLFFIGVFLALVLNLLQIQRNVTLFPPDVIASIFSSAWWVPPCCGTASAVIGLLYPCIDRHLGEPHKFKREWSSVMRYTSPDFLYVRSWLPCIFFAGGITMGNIGRQLAMYECKVTAEKSHQE; translated from the exons atggcagaaggagagacagagtcACCTGGGCCCAAAAAACGTGGCCCCTACATTTCATCTGTCACTAGCAGGAGTGTGAACTTGATGATTCGTGGAGTGGTGctgttttttattggagtatttCTTGCATTAGTGTTAAATTTACTTCAGATTCAGAGAAATGTGACACTCTTTCCACCTGATGTGATCGCAAGCATCTTTTCTTCAGCATGGTGGGTACCGCCGTGCTGTGGCACAGCCTCAG cTGTGATTGGGTTATTATACCCTTGCATTGACAGGCATCTAGGAGAAccacataaatttaaaagagagtggtccagtgtGATGCG ATATACATCTCCAGATTTTCTCTATGTTCGTTCTTGGTTACCATGTATATTTTTTGCTGGAGGCATAACAATGGGAAACATTGGTCGACAACTGGCAATG tatGAATGTAAAGTTACTGCAGAAAAATCTCATCAGGAATGA